A genomic window from Lactobacillus sp. ESL0677 includes:
- the rsmB gene encoding 16S rRNA (cytosine(967)-C(5))-methyltransferase RsmB: MSTTKSARAVALQTLIRVLRDGSYSNISLNNSLRHSQLSQADRNFCTRLVYGTIQYKIYLEYQLHDLVKTKLKEDYLLPLLLMSSYQILFLDKVPNRAAVNEANLLAKQFGKPHSTGFKIVNGILHALIRRGSVLPDKKDAIQYLSVKESVPEWLVQYLINNWGFERTSSILASINLPAKNTVRVARSVDTEEVIKALINLGFAPEESALTSDELVLDRGGVSETPLFQDGKLTIQDEAASLAVNAFNFMGDEEVLDACSAPGGKTVQIAEQLATGYVTALDIHENKLRLVKQNAERMNVNERVVTKAMDARKADQVFAQGQFAKILVDAPCSGLGLLRRKPEIRYTKSLSDLTNLQKVQLALLDHLSGLVKANGELVYSTCTIAVEEDEAVVKTFLKQHPEFELQAFKAGKIDAPEGMLKILPDSYGSDGFFIAKFVRRG; encoded by the coding sequence TTGTCGACGACTAAAAGTGCGCGTGCAGTCGCGCTGCAAACACTGATTCGCGTTTTGCGCGATGGGTCATACTCAAACATTAGCTTGAATAACAGTCTGCGGCATTCGCAATTAAGTCAAGCAGACCGCAATTTTTGTACTCGCTTAGTTTATGGCACGATTCAATACAAAATTTATTTAGAATACCAGCTGCATGACCTAGTTAAGACCAAGCTTAAAGAAGATTATTTGTTGCCGTTATTATTGATGTCGAGCTACCAAATTTTATTTTTAGATAAGGTGCCTAACAGGGCAGCAGTCAATGAGGCCAATCTGCTGGCTAAGCAATTCGGTAAGCCGCATTCAACCGGTTTTAAAATTGTCAACGGTATTTTGCATGCGTTAATTCGCCGCGGATCAGTCTTACCTGATAAGAAGGATGCCATACAATACTTGAGCGTCAAAGAGAGTGTGCCTGAATGGTTAGTGCAATATTTAATTAACAATTGGGGGTTTGAACGCACGAGCAGTATTTTGGCCAGTATTAATTTGCCCGCAAAAAATACGGTGCGCGTTGCCCGCTCAGTAGATACTGAAGAAGTAATTAAAGCGCTGATAAATTTAGGTTTTGCTCCAGAAGAGTCAGCCTTAACAAGTGACGAGCTAGTTTTAGATCGCGGCGGCGTCAGTGAGACACCGTTATTTCAAGATGGTAAATTGACAATTCAAGATGAAGCTGCTAGTTTAGCGGTAAATGCTTTCAATTTTATGGGTGATGAAGAAGTGCTGGATGCTTGTAGTGCACCTGGTGGCAAAACCGTGCAGATTGCGGAACAATTGGCAACTGGCTACGTGACTGCGCTCGATATTCATGAAAATAAGTTGCGGCTGGTTAAGCAGAATGCTGAACGAATGAATGTGAACGAGCGCGTTGTCACTAAGGCAATGGACGCTCGCAAGGCCGACCAAGTTTTTGCGCAAGGTCAATTTGCTAAAATTCTGGTTGATGCACCTTGTTCTGGTTTGGGATTATTACGCCGCAAGCCGGAAATCCGTTATACCAAGAGTTTGAGTGATTTAACTAACTTGCAAAAAGTGCAGCTAGCATTACTTGATCATTTAAGTGGTCTGGTAAAGGCGAATGGCGAACTAGTTTATTCTACGTGTACCATTGCCGTTGAAGAGGATGAGGCAGTAGTCAAGACATTCTTAAAGCAACATCCTGAATTTGAATTGCAGGCGTTTAAAGCGGGCAAAATTGATGCACCAGAAGGGATGCTCAAGATTTTACCTGATAGTTATGGCAGTGATGGCTTTTTCATTGCTAAGTTTGTAAGGCGAGGTTAG
- the fmt gene encoding methionyl-tRNA formyltransferase, with protein sequence MTSVIFMGTPDFAVPILQALVENNYDIKAVVTQPDKKVGRKQKVTPTPVKVAAEELNLPVVQPVKLSGSPEIAKLIALHADLIITAAYGQFLPTKFLNSVKIAAVNVHGSLLPKYRGGAPIQYSLINGDSETGITIMEMVKKMDAGDIYAQKSLKIEPEDTTGSIFTKLSLLGRDLLLETLPQIIANPDQKTPQDASKVVFSPNIQKDQEQIKLTLTATQANNLIRGLNPDPGAYLSVAGKRLKVWRAEVSSEQTELPAGSLVASDDRFAISFAQGTVLNLLELQPAGKKKMTVNNFLNGQGSKYTVGEQIVDD encoded by the coding sequence ATGACTTCAGTTATTTTTATGGGCACCCCCGATTTTGCGGTGCCGATTTTGCAGGCACTGGTAGAGAACAATTATGATATTAAAGCGGTTGTTACGCAGCCAGATAAAAAGGTGGGCCGTAAGCAAAAGGTTACCCCAACGCCAGTGAAGGTGGCTGCAGAAGAACTTAATCTGCCAGTTGTTCAACCAGTTAAATTGTCAGGTTCGCCAGAGATAGCTAAGTTGATCGCCTTACACGCTGACCTAATTATTACTGCTGCCTACGGGCAATTTTTGCCGACCAAATTCTTAAATTCAGTTAAAATTGCGGCAGTTAATGTGCACGGCTCATTATTGCCAAAATACCGTGGTGGAGCGCCAATTCAGTATTCACTAATCAATGGCGATTCTGAAACTGGAATAACAATTATGGAAATGGTCAAGAAGATGGATGCCGGCGATATTTATGCGCAAAAGTCACTCAAGATTGAACCAGAAGACACCACTGGCAGCATATTTACCAAATTATCGTTGCTGGGTCGTGACTTATTGCTCGAAACCTTGCCCCAGATCATTGCTAATCCGGACCAAAAGACGCCGCAGGATGCAAGTAAGGTTGTCTTTTCACCTAATATTCAAAAAGACCAGGAGCAAATTAAGCTGACATTAACGGCAACACAAGCTAACAATTTAATTCGCGGACTTAATCCTGATCCCGGAGCCTATTTATCAGTTGCTGGCAAGCGCCTGAAGGTGTGGCGAGCAGAAGTTAGTTCAGAGCAAACAGAACTGCCGGCAGGTAGTTTAGTTGCAAGCGATGACCGTTTTGCAATTAGTTTTGCGCAAGGAACGGTGCTGAACTTATTGGAGTTACAGCCAGCAGGTAAAAAGAAAATGACCGTTAACAACTTCTTGAACGGTCAAGGCAGTAAATATACGGTAGGAGAACAAATTGTCGACGACTAA
- the priA gene encoding primosomal protein N', whose amino-acid sequence MIAQVIVDIAAKQTDRIFEYHIPDEVGNVEIGSRVFVPFGPRKLQGFVVGLTESSQFQGKLKDLLLVVDEMPPLTPELVELSKELADRIFSYRITLLKAMLPRVMRANYRKILVPQSPQVKELPFFQGEPVDLNKITDAKEIAAIRKLLRNDDAKIEYLVENRAKVKTQNQYALVLTKKDYIDLYVSLRQNAVKQRQLLMAIIENYSAFPMLQSQLEQVAQVNTASLTSAVKKGWLKKSALEVYRDPLATFTKSKHPHAKIRLNEEQQAALNQVVPAIQTAKPQTFLLEGITGSGKTEVYLHAINQTLISGKNALMLVPEISLTPQMVTQVKARFGEQVAVLHSGLSEGELYDEWRRIRRGEVRVVVGARSAVFAPLTNIGLIVIDEEHESSYKQEDNPRYHARDVAIWRSKYNSCPLVLGSATPSLGSRARAQKGVYQLLKLTKRANQKKLPEVNLIDLKQADFAGGQLDLTVQLVTAIQERLAKKEQVILMLNRRGFANFMLCRECGYVMKCPNCDLSLTMHKDTGQMQCHYCGYTIVIPSKCPNCQSSKIRFLGTGTQKVQEELNSLLPGARILRMDVDTTRRKGAFKRILDAFGNHEADILLGTQMIAKGLDFPNVTLVGVVNADTGLWLPDYNASERTFELLTQVAGRAGRAEKKGEVIIQTFNPDHYAIKLAQTQDYERFYAYEMQMRHAGNYPPYFYTVLISVAAKKEQNAAREAFKIKRRLQANLHPATIVLGPTPSAISRLKNKYYYQILVKYKKEVNLNNLLHQIQDSAQEVKKYGLSVYIDNEPERIM is encoded by the coding sequence ATGATTGCGCAAGTAATTGTAGATATTGCAGCTAAGCAAACGGACCGGATTTTTGAATATCATATTCCTGATGAAGTTGGTAATGTCGAAATTGGTTCACGAGTGTTTGTACCATTTGGTCCGCGAAAATTGCAAGGCTTTGTGGTTGGCCTAACTGAGAGCAGCCAGTTTCAAGGTAAGTTAAAGGATCTGCTGTTAGTTGTTGACGAAATGCCGCCGTTAACACCAGAGTTAGTAGAGTTATCTAAAGAACTGGCTGACCGCATATTTTCATATCGGATTACGCTGTTAAAGGCAATGTTGCCGCGAGTGATGCGGGCAAATTATCGCAAAATTTTGGTACCACAATCTCCTCAGGTAAAAGAATTACCATTTTTTCAGGGAGAACCAGTTGATTTAAATAAAATTACTGATGCCAAGGAAATTGCGGCAATCCGCAAATTACTTCGTAATGATGATGCCAAAATTGAATATTTGGTTGAAAATCGAGCTAAGGTGAAGACGCAAAACCAGTATGCCTTGGTATTAACTAAAAAAGACTACATCGACCTTTATGTGTCTTTACGACAAAATGCGGTTAAGCAAAGGCAACTGCTGATGGCGATAATTGAAAATTATTCTGCCTTCCCGATGCTGCAAAGCCAGTTGGAACAAGTAGCTCAAGTTAATACAGCTTCATTAACAAGTGCTGTCAAAAAAGGCTGGTTGAAAAAGTCGGCGCTGGAAGTTTATCGTGATCCGCTAGCTACTTTTACCAAGAGCAAACATCCTCATGCCAAAATCAGATTGAACGAAGAGCAACAAGCTGCACTAAACCAAGTTGTGCCTGCTATTCAAACTGCCAAGCCGCAGACTTTTTTGCTTGAAGGCATCACAGGTAGCGGGAAAACCGAGGTTTATTTGCATGCAATCAACCAAACCCTGATTAGTGGGAAGAATGCGCTAATGCTGGTGCCGGAGATTTCGCTAACGCCGCAGATGGTGACCCAAGTCAAAGCGCGCTTTGGCGAGCAAGTTGCGGTGTTGCATAGTGGCTTGTCGGAAGGCGAATTGTATGACGAGTGGCGGCGAATCCGCCGCGGTGAGGTCAGAGTTGTTGTCGGTGCACGTAGTGCGGTGTTTGCACCCTTAACTAATATCGGTCTAATTGTCATTGATGAGGAGCATGAATCTTCATACAAGCAGGAAGATAATCCGCGTTATCATGCCCGAGATGTGGCTATCTGGCGCAGTAAGTACAATTCTTGTCCCTTAGTGCTAGGTAGTGCCACACCATCACTTGGTAGTCGTGCGCGCGCACAAAAGGGCGTGTATCAATTATTAAAATTGACTAAACGAGCTAACCAGAAAAAGTTGCCCGAAGTTAATTTAATTGATCTTAAGCAAGCTGATTTTGCTGGTGGGCAATTGGACTTAACGGTGCAATTGGTTACTGCAATTCAGGAACGCTTAGCTAAAAAAGAGCAAGTGATACTGATGCTTAATCGGCGCGGCTTTGCTAACTTTATGTTGTGCCGCGAATGTGGTTACGTTATGAAGTGCCCCAACTGTGATCTGTCGCTAACAATGCACAAAGATACAGGACAAATGCAATGCCATTACTGCGGCTATACTATAGTAATTCCAAGCAAATGTCCTAACTGCCAAAGTTCAAAGATTCGTTTCTTAGGCACAGGCACGCAAAAGGTTCAGGAAGAATTGAATTCGCTATTGCCTGGTGCAAGAATTTTGCGGATGGATGTTGACACAACCCGGCGCAAGGGCGCATTTAAACGGATTTTGGATGCATTTGGGAATCATGAGGCAGATATTTTACTGGGGACACAAATGATTGCCAAAGGGCTGGACTTTCCCAATGTCACACTTGTTGGGGTTGTCAATGCTGATACCGGCTTATGGCTACCAGATTACAATGCTTCCGAACGAACTTTTGAATTGTTAACGCAAGTTGCTGGCCGTGCTGGCCGTGCTGAAAAAAAGGGTGAGGTTATCATTCAGACCTTTAATCCAGATCACTATGCAATTAAACTGGCACAAACGCAGGATTATGAACGCTTCTATGCTTATGAAATGCAAATGCGGCACGCAGGCAATTATCCGCCGTATTTTTATACGGTGTTAATATCGGTTGCAGCCAAAAAGGAGCAAAATGCTGCTCGCGAAGCATTTAAGATTAAACGTCGCTTGCAAGCTAACTTGCATCCAGCAACGATTGTCTTGGGACCGACACCGAGTGCAATTTCTCGTCTAAAAAACAAATATTATTATCAAATACTGGTAAAATATAAAAAAGAAGTTAACTTAAATAATTTATTACACCAAATTCAGGACTCAGCGCAGGAAGTAAAGAAGTACGGCTTAAGCGTGTATATCGACAATGAGCCTGAGCGAATTATGTAA
- the rpoZ gene encoding DNA-directed RNA polymerase subunit omega, whose amino-acid sequence MRVTYPSIDKLLARVDSRYSLSVLAAKRAHELEAGDPEALKSYKSLKPVGKALEEIEAGKVTVDPEHREVNQ is encoded by the coding sequence ATGAGAGTTACATATCCATCAATTGACAAATTATTAGCACGTGTTGATTCGCGTTATTCGTTATCAGTGCTTGCTGCTAAGAGAGCACATGAATTAGAGGCTGGCGATCCAGAAGCATTAAAGAGCTACAAGTCGCTAAAGCCTGTCGGTAAGGCGCTGGAAGAAATCGAAGCCGGTAAAGTTACCGTTGATCCCGAACATCGCGAGGTTAATCAATAA
- the gmk gene encoding guanylate kinase: MADKGLLLVLSGPSGVGKGTVKSAIVKNKVFPFEYSVSMTTRKPRPGEVNGKDYFFVSEERFKQAINHGELLEYNRYVDHYYGTPLTPVKKMLEQGKDVLLEIDVNGAQKVREQMPDGVFIFLTPPDLHTLHERLENRGTESEDIIMGRIKQAREEILVMQDYDYAVVNDEVANAVHHIKAIVDAEHVSVKRVIDTYRKMVRED, from the coding sequence ATGGCAGATAAAGGTTTGTTACTTGTCCTTTCGGGTCCTTCAGGAGTTGGCAAAGGAACCGTTAAAAGTGCAATAGTTAAGAATAAAGTTTTTCCGTTTGAATATTCAGTGTCAATGACGACGCGTAAGCCGCGGCCTGGCGAAGTTAATGGCAAAGATTATTTTTTCGTTTCAGAAGAACGTTTTAAGCAAGCTATTAACCATGGCGAACTTCTAGAATATAATAGATATGTGGACCATTATTATGGGACGCCGCTTACACCAGTGAAAAAAATGCTGGAGCAGGGTAAAGATGTGTTGTTAGAGATTGACGTTAATGGGGCGCAAAAAGTGCGTGAACAAATGCCGGATGGAGTTTTTATTTTCTTAACCCCACCAGACTTACACACTTTGCACGAGCGCTTGGAAAATCGTGGCACAGAATCAGAAGACATCATTATGGGTCGCATCAAGCAGGCCAGAGAAGAAATATTGGTAATGCAAGATTATGATTATGCAGTTGTTAATGATGAGGTGGCAAATGCTGTTCATCATATTAAAGCAATTGTTGATGCCGAGCATGTTAGCGTCAAACGGGTAATTGATACTTACCGGAAAATGGTCAGGGAGGACTAA
- a CDS encoding ASCH domain-containing protein, whose amino-acid sequence MNAQIEQYWRNFCNERAINPSELDEAFAFGDTKKMADKLADLVNRGIKTATTSIYVPEDSLAQVGKYCIILDGSNKPVCVVQNKVCEVMPFKQVSQEHAYHEGEGDRTYAYWHQAHVDFFTKECKEEGWTFNDETLVVCEVFAKIS is encoded by the coding sequence ATGAATGCACAAATAGAACAGTATTGGCGTAATTTTTGTAATGAAAGAGCAATTAATCCTAGCGAGTTGGATGAGGCATTTGCCTTTGGCGACACGAAAAAAATGGCTGACAAATTAGCTGATCTAGTTAATCGGGGAATAAAAACGGCAACAACTAGCATTTATGTGCCAGAGGATAGTCTGGCGCAAGTGGGTAAATATTGCATTATTCTGGATGGTTCTAATAAGCCAGTTTGCGTCGTGCAAAACAAGGTCTGTGAGGTAATGCCCTTTAAGCAGGTATCACAAGAGCATGCTTATCATGAGGGCGAGGGCGACCGCACGTATGCATATTGGCATCAGGCACATGTTGATTTCTTTACTAAAGAGTGTAAAGAAGAAGGCTGGACCTTTAATGACGAGACACTAGTTGTCTGTGAAGTGTTTGCCAAAATTTCATAA
- a CDS encoding GNAT family N-acetyltransferase, producing MIVEEVALTASELEAVNQLVNEVHQFDQTTKDPYLSNQYNYFSQMSTFVLAYCKQKLVGLTMLYADEEPGSEVELSIIVAPAFRRQGIATEMFKHAVRISQKYGYSQYSFVSEKIFLQQNPDFLKNTALTITDSEYYMKASKAVKASPLAGLTVEQMTADDVDEVAKIYHASFDEPLTTTMNYLVQGLKDPTGLSFVLRYQNKIVGYCGVDCGQSDYFFGLLIAEEFRGRGFATFFIKQMMATLQEQGCKEFSIEVDCDNPAAIHVYKNAGFVVATEVVYLVKNECTNRTVLA from the coding sequence ATGATCGTTGAAGAAGTGGCTTTAACTGCTAGTGAACTTGAAGCCGTAAATCAGCTGGTTAATGAGGTTCATCAATTTGACCAAACAACTAAAGATCCTTATTTGAGCAATCAATATAATTATTTTTCGCAGATGTCAACTTTTGTGTTAGCGTATTGTAAGCAGAAGCTGGTTGGCTTAACTATGCTGTATGCTGATGAGGAACCAGGTAGCGAAGTCGAGTTGAGTATTATCGTTGCTCCTGCCTTTCGCAGGCAGGGTATTGCTACTGAAATGTTTAAACATGCAGTTAGAATTTCACAAAAGTATGGCTATTCCCAATATAGTTTTGTCTCTGAAAAAATCTTTTTACAGCAAAATCCAGATTTTCTAAAGAATACTGCTTTAACAATTACCGACTCTGAATATTATATGAAAGCAAGTAAGGCAGTTAAGGCTTCACCGCTTGCAGGATTAACAGTCGAGCAAATGACAGCGGATGATGTCGATGAAGTTGCTAAAATTTATCATGCATCTTTTGACGAGCCATTAACGACAACGATGAACTATTTAGTTCAAGGGTTGAAGGATCCAACTGGGTTAAGTTTTGTCTTACGTTATCAAAATAAAATTGTCGGCTATTGCGGCGTTGACTGCGGTCAATCGGATTATTTCTTTGGCTTGTTAATTGCCGAAGAATTTCGCGGTCGGGGTTTTGCAACGTTCTTTATTAAACAGATGATGGCAACTCTACAAGAACAGGGTTGTAAGGAATTTTCTATCGAAGTTGACTGTGACAATCCAGCGGCAATTCATGTTTACAAGAATGCTGGCTTTGTGGTTGCCACGGAAGTAGTTTATTTGGTGAAAAATGAATGCACAAATAGAACAGTATTGGCGTAA
- the recN gene encoding DNA repair protein RecN → MLVELDIKNFAIIKALKVRFQENMTVLIGETGAGKSIIIDAVSLLMGGRGQKEMVRSGEKKAVVTGLFEVNQGTNEITELCEKYGLPDSDGQLIISRELAVKGRNVVRINGQLTTINVLRELGNYLVDIHGQNDQQILMDQDRQIDLVDNYAPASFKTALASYQKDFAKWQTLTSRLNHLRKDAQELAQKQDILKFQNDELAAANLTDVHEDEQLEEEFNELNNYQKIVDTANYLMQLYDDDEHGIETLIGDAQNAANELSEYGSKFKDIAKTIDDGVYALSDARGELSNVLDEMDFDEERYQYVSSRLDTLNSLKKKYGPDLEDVFAFYTKVRKELGQYETGGLDEEELQKQVAEIEDKLTQEARGLHDTREQVARSLEEKIKQELADLYMAKARFAIDFSSTTTFTSKGTDEIVFLIAPNPGEDLMPLVKIVSGGEQSRLILALKAIFSRVEPVGTMIFDEIDTGVSGRVSAAIGAKMHSIGESKQVIAITHSPQVAAAGDQKYLVAKQVKDGATYTQIGPLTQEETITAIAEMMAGSNVTEAAKQNAEDLMESFKKKQ, encoded by the coding sequence ATGTTAGTTGAGCTGGATATTAAGAACTTTGCCATTATCAAGGCGCTGAAGGTTCGCTTTCAAGAAAATATGACGGTGCTAATTGGTGAAACTGGTGCCGGAAAATCAATTATTATTGATGCTGTGTCACTCTTGATGGGTGGGCGCGGTCAAAAAGAAATGGTCCGCAGCGGTGAAAAAAAAGCCGTTGTCACGGGATTATTTGAGGTTAATCAGGGTACTAATGAAATCACTGAATTATGTGAAAAGTATGGTCTGCCAGATTCTGATGGTCAGCTGATAATTAGTCGTGAACTGGCTGTCAAGGGTCGCAACGTGGTGCGCATTAATGGTCAGTTGACGACCATTAATGTCTTGCGTGAGTTAGGCAATTATTTAGTTGATATTCACGGTCAAAATGACCAGCAGATACTAATGGATCAGGATCGGCAGATTGATTTAGTGGATAATTACGCGCCGGCAAGTTTTAAGACAGCTCTAGCAAGCTATCAAAAGGATTTTGCCAAGTGGCAAACTTTAACTTCACGGCTCAATCATCTGCGTAAAGACGCGCAGGAGTTGGCACAAAAGCAGGACATTTTAAAATTTCAAAATGATGAATTGGCTGCGGCTAACCTGACAGATGTCCATGAGGATGAGCAACTTGAAGAAGAATTTAACGAGCTGAACAATTATCAGAAAATTGTCGATACTGCCAATTATTTGATGCAATTATATGATGATGACGAGCACGGTATTGAGACGTTAATTGGCGACGCGCAAAATGCTGCCAACGAGTTGAGTGAATATGGTTCCAAGTTTAAGGATATTGCCAAGACAATTGATGATGGGGTGTATGCTTTAAGTGATGCCCGCGGAGAACTATCGAATGTCCTAGATGAAATGGACTTTGATGAGGAACGTTACCAGTATGTTTCTAGCCGGTTAGATACCTTAAATTCGCTGAAGAAGAAGTATGGCCCAGATCTTGAAGATGTTTTTGCGTTTTATACAAAAGTGCGAAAGGAACTAGGGCAATATGAAACTGGTGGTCTTGATGAAGAAGAATTGCAGAAGCAGGTTGCCGAAATTGAAGACAAGCTGACGCAAGAAGCGCGAGGATTGCACGATACGCGCGAGCAAGTTGCCCGCAGTCTTGAAGAAAAAATCAAGCAAGAATTGGCCGATCTCTATATGGCCAAAGCACGGTTTGCGATTGATTTTTCGAGTACGACAACTTTTACCAGTAAGGGTACTGATGAAATTGTCTTCTTGATTGCACCAAATCCCGGCGAGGATTTGATGCCGCTTGTTAAGATTGTTTCTGGTGGTGAGCAATCGCGGTTAATTTTAGCGCTAAAAGCGATTTTTAGCCGGGTAGAACCAGTTGGTACCATGATTTTTGATGAAATTGATACTGGTGTTTCTGGTCGGGTGTCGGCCGCAATTGGTGCCAAGATGCACTCAATTGGTGAAAGTAAACAGGTCATTGCGATCACGCACTCGCCGCAAGTGGCAGCTGCAGGGGACCAAAAGTACTTGGTGGCTAAACAAGTTAAGGATGGCGCCACTTACACCCAGATTGGGCCATTGACGCAAGAGGAAACAATTACCGCAATTGCGGAAATGATGGCTGGCAGCAACGTAACGGAAGCTGCTAAACAGAATGCTGAAGATTTGATGGAGAGTTTTAAAAAGAAACAATGA
- a CDS encoding TlyA family RNA methyltransferase — protein sequence MTKKRADILLAEQGLFHSRTQAQRAIMAGLVSDHNHQRIDKSGTSFPKDEKFYIKDDGKKYVSRGGFKLEKALKSFQIDLNNKICLDIGASTGGFTDVALQNGAKMVYALDVGYNQLAWQLRDDARVVVMEKQNFRYSKPADFTQGLPDFAMTDVSFISLDLIMPPMFEILKDGCDAVCLIKPQFEAGPENVGKHGIVHDHAVHCAVIKHTIEQALKVGFNVLDVDYSPIKGGKGNIEFLIHLQKEEHNGGQKLWSGTPEEVVERAVHEL from the coding sequence ATGACGAAAAAAAGAGCAGATATTTTATTGGCAGAACAGGGCCTTTTTCATTCAAGAACGCAAGCGCAGCGCGCAATTATGGCCGGACTAGTATCCGATCATAATCATCAACGCATTGATAAGAGCGGTACGAGCTTTCCCAAGGATGAAAAATTTTATATTAAAGATGATGGCAAAAAGTACGTCTCACGTGGCGGCTTCAAGTTAGAAAAAGCTCTGAAGTCTTTTCAAATTGATTTAAATAATAAAATTTGTTTAGACATTGGTGCCTCAACCGGTGGTTTTACCGATGTGGCATTGCAGAATGGTGCCAAGATGGTTTATGCCCTCGATGTTGGTTATAACCAACTGGCGTGGCAGCTGCGCGATGATGCCCGTGTAGTTGTCATGGAAAAGCAAAACTTTCGTTATAGCAAGCCAGCAGATTTTACCCAAGGCTTGCCTGATTTTGCCATGACGGATGTTTCTTTTATTTCGCTGGATTTAATTATGCCGCCGATGTTTGAAATTTTAAAAGATGGTTGTGATGCTGTCTGTCTGATCAAGCCGCAGTTTGAAGCTGGTCCAGAAAATGTGGGCAAGCACGGTATCGTGCACGACCACGCGGTTCATTGTGCTGTGATTAAACACACAATTGAGCAGGCATTGAAGGTTGGCTTCAATGTCCTTGATGTTGACTACTCGCCAATTAAGGGTGGCAAGGGCAACATTGAATTTTTGATTCATTTACAAAAAGAAGAACATAATGGTGGTCAAAAATTGTGGTCAGGTACGCCAGAAGAGGTTGTAGAACGGGCAGTTCATGAACTTTAG
- a CDS encoding polyprenyl synthetase family protein, with protein sequence MTFKEFRTKWTPVVDEYLTKHLASEVDDQKISQIMAYSVMASGKRLRPLLFLATLAALDKPISEPEVRIACGIELIHTYSLIHDDLPAMDNDDYRRGKLTSHKKWGEAEAILAGDALLPMGIEWIASGSHSADLVKIITQAVGPNGMVGGQYLDIDSTNNASVADDAQFINRMEWLKTGCLILACVEMAATYAGTDPDKKAKLMAFAHDFGRSYQIYDDLVDVVETSEEAGKATHKDQEEGKNNTLTLLGIEQSRQELTGLVKHGQDSLAGLNGSVLAGFLDLYQKVL encoded by the coding sequence ATGACTTTTAAAGAATTTAGAACTAAATGGACACCAGTTGTTGATGAATATTTAACAAAGCATTTAGCAAGTGAAGTTGATGATCAAAAGATTAGCCAGATTATGGCTTACTCAGTAATGGCTAGTGGTAAAAGATTACGCCCACTGCTGTTTTTAGCGACTTTGGCTGCGTTAGATAAGCCGATTAGTGAACCAGAAGTTCGCATTGCTTGCGGCATTGAATTAATTCATACCTATTCATTAATTCATGATGATTTGCCAGCGATGGATAATGATGATTATCGCCGGGGTAAGTTGACTAGCCATAAAAAGTGGGGCGAAGCCGAAGCGATTTTAGCTGGGGATGCATTATTGCCAATGGGAATTGAATGGATTGCCTCAGGCAGCCATTCTGCTGATTTGGTTAAAATCATTACTCAGGCAGTGGGTCCTAATGGCATGGTTGGCGGTCAATATCTCGACATTGATTCGACCAATAATGCTAGCGTAGCCGACGATGCTCAGTTCATCAATCGAATGGAATGGTTGAAGACTGGTTGTCTCATCCTTGCTTGCGTTGAGATGGCGGCAACCTACGCTGGAACTGATCCTGATAAAAAGGCTAAACTGATGGCATTTGCACATGACTTTGGTCGTTCATACCAAATTTATGATGATTTGGTTGATGTTGTAGAAACGAGTGAGGAAGCCGGCAAGGCAACTCATAAGGATCAAGAAGAAGGCAAGAATAACACTTTAACTTTGCTGGGAATTGAGCAGAGTCGTCAGGAATTAACTGGCTTGGTTAAGCATGGCCAAGACAGTTTAGCTGGTTTGAATGGTAGTGTATTAGCTGGCTTTCTTGATTTATACCAAAAGGTGCTGTAA
- a CDS encoding exodeoxyribonuclease VII small subunit, whose amino-acid sequence MATKKNNFEEQLTELQKIVANLENGNVPLEDALKEFQAGVKLSRDLNQKLTAAEETVAKLIDSDGTEHQLDPNNAAAPEE is encoded by the coding sequence ATGGCAACAAAGAAGAATAATTTTGAAGAACAATTAACGGAATTACAAAAGATTGTAGCAAACTTGGAAAACGGCAACGTGCCACTAGAAGATGCTTTGAAGGAATTCCAGGCAGGAGTCAAGTTGAGCCGTGATTTGAATCAAAAATTGACGGCAGCTGAAGAAACTGTTGCTAAATTAATTGATAGTGACGGGACAGAGCACCAGCTAGATCCAAATAATGCAGCAGCACCAGAGGAATAA